AAGATTGGGCCCACTACGGCAATACCGAGGGCGGCAGCCGCTTCGCCGCGCTGGACCAGATCAACCGCACCAACGTCGACAAGTTGAAAGTCGCGTGGACCTACCACACCGGCGACATCGCCGAGAGCGACGGCAATGGCGCTGAAGATCAGCTGACCCCGCTGCAGATCGGCAACAAGGTGTTCATCTGCACCCCGCACAACAACCTGATTGCGCTGGATGCCGACACCGGTAAAGAACTCTGGAAAAACGCGATCAACGCCCAGTCAAAAGTCTGGCAGCGCTGCCGTGGCATGGCCTACTTCGACGCCAGCGCTGCGGTCGCCAAACCAGCCAGTTCGCCGGTAACCGAGACCCCAGCCGCCCCGGCTGCCAACTGCACACGCCGTCTGCTGACCAACACCATCGACGCGCGCCTGATCGCAGTCGATGCCGACACCGGCGAGTTCTGTCAGGGTTTCGGCAACAACGGCCAGGTTGATCTGAAGGCCGGTCTGGGTGATGTCCCGGACAGCTATTACCAACTCTCCTCCGCGCCGCTGATGGCCGGCACCACCGTCGTCGTTGGCGGTCGCGTGGCCGACAACGTCCAGACCGACATGCCGGGCGGCGTGATCCGAGGCTTCGACGTGATGACTGGCGCCATGCGCTGGGCATTCGACCCGGGCAACCCGCAGGATAAAAAAGCCCCGGCCGATGGCAAAACCTATGTTCGCAGCACGCCGAACAGCTGGGCGCCAATGTCCTACGACCCGGCAACCAACACCGTTTTCCTGCCGATGGGCAGTTCGTCCACCGACATCTACGGTGTTGAACGCAACAAACTCGACCACACCTACGGCGCTTCGATCCTGGCGCTGGACGCCAACAGCGGCGAAGAAAAGTGGGTGTACCAGACCGTGCACAACGACCTCTGGGACTTCGACCTGCCGATGCAGCCAAGCCTGATCGACTTCACCAAGGACGGCAAAACCGTGCCGGCGCTGGTGATCGGTACCAAGGCCGGGCAGATCTACGTACTCGACCGCGCCACCGGCAAACCGCTGACCGACGTTAAAGAAGTACCGGTCAAGGCGTCGAACATTCCGAACGAACCCTACTCGCCTACCCAGCCGAAATCCGTGGGCATGCCGCAGATCGGTGCTCAGCACCTGACCGAGTCGGACATGTGGGGCGCCACGCCGTACGACCAACTGCTGTGCCGGATCGATTTCAAGTCGATGCGTTACGACGGTCTCTACACCGCGCCAGGCACTGACAAATCGCTGAGCTTCCCGGGCTCGCTGGGCGGCATGAACTGGGGCAGCATCTCGACTGACCCGGTGCACGGTTTCATCTTCGTCAACGACATGCGCCTGGGTCTGTGGATTCAGATGATCCCGTCGCAGAACACCGGTAAGGCAACCTCCGGTGGTGAAGCGCTGAACACCGGCATGGGCGCTGTTCCGCTTAAAGGCACGCCGTACGCGGTCAACAAGAACCGCTTCCTGTCGGTGGCCGGCATCCCTTGCCAGGCGCCGCCGTTCGGCACCCTGACCGCGATCGATATGAAGACCCAGAAAGTCGCGTGGCAGGTTCCGGTCGGCACCGTTGAAGACACCGGTCCGCTGGGCATTCGTATGCACCTGCCGATCAAGATCGGTCTGCCAACCCTGGGCGGCACCCTGTCGACTCAAGGTGGTTTGATCTTCATCGCCGGCACTCAGGACTTCTACCTGCGCGCGTTCAACAGCAACAACGGTGAAGAAATCTGGAAAGCACGTCTGCCAGTCGGCAGCCAGGGCGGTCCGATGACCTACGTGTCGCCGAAAACCGGCAAGCAATACGTGGTCATCACCGCTGGCGGTGCCCGTCAGTCGACCGAACGCGGCGACTACGTGATGGCTTACGCCCTGCCGTAAACCGCTGCGCCCTCCTTCACTTTACTTGTGCGCGACACCTTCGGGTGTCGCGTTGTTTCATGTCCTTCGCTCTGGATTTCAGCAATGTCATTCGCTGTTCGCTTTTCCCACTCTGGCGTATTCACCGGCGTGCTGCTCGGTCTCACCTGCAGCACTGCCCTGCCCGCTTTCGCCGATACCGATTCGAACGTGTTCACCCGCAACACCCTGACCGGCGACTGGGGCGGCCTGCGTCACCAGCTCGACGAAGACGGCGTCAAGTTCACCGGTGATTACACCGGCGAAACAGCCTACAACGCCGACGGCGGCCTGCACCGTTCCGCCCGTTACTCGCAGAACATCAAGCTCGGCGCGCAATTTGATCTGAGCAAAATCTATGGCGTGGACAACGCTGGCAAGATCCAGCTGACCATCAACGACCGTCGCGGCAACAGCGCCTCGGAAGATCTGGTCGGCAACCGCTTGCCGATCCAGGAAAACTACGGCGGCCTCTACACCCGCCTGACCGAACTGAGTTACGAGCGCACCCTGCTCACCCCGGCGCTGAACGTCAAACTCGGCTACATGGCCATGGGCAACGACCTCGGCGGCCTCGACAGCGGCATCCTCTGCAACTTCATGAACGCCGGTTTCTGCGGGCATCCGCTCAACATGTCCGGCGGCAGCGGCTGGACCAACTACCCCAACGCCCACTTGGGTGTGCGGGTGAAATACGACCTGTCGCCGCAATGGCAACTGCGCGTCGCCGCGTTCAACGTCGACCCTGAAAGCAACGGCAACTCAAGCCGTGCCTGGCACCTGGGGCCGAAACACACCACCGGCACCGTGGTGCCTGTCGAACTGGTCTACAAACACGCGGGCTCGCTGCCCGGTGAGTACAAGCTCGGTTATTACTACGACAGCTCCGACGTGAAACGCATCGGCAGCGATAAAGAAGTGTCCGGTCGCGGCGGCCATTACCTGCTGATCGATCAGGCCGTGTGGAGTTCGCAATCGTCAGAAGGCCGCAGCCTGCACGCCTTCGGCCAATACTCGGCGGCCAGTGAAGCGGCTTCTCCGTTCAGCAAGTGGTACGGCACCGGGGTAGTCTTGTACAAGCCGTTTGAAGGCCGCCCGCGTGACACCGTCGCTCTGGGTTACGGCCGTGCCGTGCAGAACCCGCGCAGCCGCGACGTGCAGCAGGATGCCGCGCTGGCCAACGGTACGCCGCTGTCGAATCTGGACGGTGCCGAGCAACTGATCGAACTCGGTTACGGTTACCAGGCCACCCCATGGCTGACCCTGCGCCCGAACATGCAGTACATCATCGAGCCGGGCGCGTTTTCCGGGCAGGACATCGACAATGCACTGGTGTTTGGACTCCAGGTGAAAGCAAGCCTCTGACCTCGCCGCTGTCAGCGCAGCGATGCTTTGCGGGCCACGACATAAGACTGACTCAAGTCCGTGGCCCAACCATCGAGCACACCCTTGACGTTATCGGCCGTCATCACCTGCTTGTCGTTTTCCAGCGGCACACCTGTGCCCTTGCGGACGACCTTTGCCACGACCTCTCCGGTCGAGCCATCCTCAAGGGACACTTCAGTGGCGACTTCACTGTCCTGATCACGAATGCCCGCAGCGGTGCTCACGCCGGCCGCGACCAGCGTGATCGGCAGCCATTCGTAGTACCGCAAGCCTTGGGTGCTGGTGGCGACTTGCGTAATGGCAGGTCGCACAACCAGTGTGTTCGGGCCGGGCCCGGATGCCAGCGGCAGCGTTTTGCCCAGTTCCTGCCTGAGGGCCGCATCGTAGTAGCGGGTCACACCTGACAATGTGCTCTGCGGAATTCGCCCCGTGGGCTGAACCTGCGGATAGAACTGGCTTGGCGTCAGATAGACCTGGGTGTAACGGCTAGTCGCCAACGCGGGGCTGGTCCAACTCAAAATTGTCTGCCCCGAAGGCGTCTGCTGCTCCTTCAACGTGCTGTAGTCGTTGAGAAACCCGGAATACATGTCAGGCGCAACCTTCTTGTTACTGCAAGCCGTGAGGCTCAGGCTGGCGGCAAAAACCAACGCCAGCGAATGACTGTTTTTCATCAATGCGCCTCCCCTGCCGTCTGAATCTGGCCGAACGGGGTGTTTTCAGAGCACTCGATGCGCAACTGCCCGTGGGTCATGATCCAGTGAATGAATTCGGCGGTGGGAATGGAGTGGATGTATTCCACCCAATGGCTGTCGGCCGGGCTGAAGCGCTCGAAGTAGCGGCGCATGACGAGTTGGCTCTGGTCCTGAGCAATCCCCAGGCAGGTTTCCTGGAAAAAGATCGGCGCATTGAGAACGCTGCTTGTGGTGCGCTGGGTCAGGATCAGTGGGCGCACCGCGCCATGCCCCTGAGTGGAATAAGCGCTTTTCATATCCTTCATATGAACCCCCTTGGATGGAATGCCGGCAGAGTGCCCGAGGTTTTTTGCCCGAGGATGTCCGGCTGATGTCCGCCATGACGGAATGTTGCTCGATTGAAATAAATGACCCCGCGATCGAAATGGTTTTAGATGCCCTCTTTTGATTCATGGATCCTGCAAACGTGAGCAGACTGCTGATCGTCGATGACGACGTGGAAATTCTGTCCCTGCTGAAGAAATTCTTCGTTCAGCACGCCTACGAGGTCGATGTGGCACCGGATGGCCAGGCCATGTGGGCCGCCATCGAACAGGCGCGGCCGGACACGATCATTCTCGACCTGATGCTGCCGGGTGAAGGTGGTTTGAGCCTGTGCCAGAAAATCCGCGCGCAGATGGGGATCCCGATCATCATGCTCACGGCCATGGCCGAACTGAGTGACCGGATTGTCGGCCTGGAACTGGGGGCCGACGATTACCTGACCAAACCCTTCGCACCCCAGGAGTTGCTGGCCCGTGTGCGCGCCTTGCAACGGCGCGCCAGCGAGCAAGGCCAGCGCACCAGCGAAGCGACGCGACCGGTCATGACGTTCGCCGGTTGGCACCTGGACATTACCTGCCGCGAGCTGCGCTCACCCGAAGGCGTGATGATCCCGATGTCCGGCGGGGAATTTGATCTGTTGCTGGTCTTTCTCGAACATCCCCAGCGCATCCTGACCCGCGAGCAACTGATCGACCTGACCCACGGCCAGGGCCACGACGCCTTTGATCGCAGCATCGATGTGCAGGTCAGCCGCTTGCGGCGCAAGATCGAACCGGACAGCAAACGCCCGGACCTGATCCGCACCGTGCGCAACGGCGGCTACATGTTCACGGCCAAGGTCAGCCGCTCATGATCGGCCGACTCTTGCCGCGCGACACCCTCAGTCGCCGGATTGCCCTGACTATCGTTGCGGCCATGCTCGCCTCGCTGGCTTTCAATGCCCTGTTCGTGCAGGTTGCAGGCATCTGGGCCCGCCCGCCCATCGAGCGCACCGGATTGCTGGAACGAATCGCGGCGAGTACCCGCGTGATCGAAGCAGCGCCCGCCCAATTGCGCCCGCAACTGGCAAGTGCGGCCAGCAGTTCGACGCTTGAAGTGTCGTGGAATGCGCAGCGCAGCCAGTTCAATCTGCCCGGGGACGGCGAACCGGTCGAGACCGGCAAGGTTCCTGCGTTGCGGCAATTGCTCGGCGATGAGCGGGAAATCGAAGTATTCAACCCCTACAACTGGCCGCCAGGCAGTGCGCAGGCGCACTACGTCGCCCTCGTACCGCTGGCCGATGGCAGCTGGCTGACCTTCACGCCACCGGAACGAAGCTGGGGACTTAGTCTGGATGCGCGAATCGCAGTGATCATCGCTTTGGGACTGATTGCCACGCTGCTGGTCGCGTGGATCGCCACCCGCCAACTGGCCAATCCGTTGCAGCGTTTTGCCGGCGCCGCCAGGCGTTTCGGCGGTGATTTGAACGCCCCACCCATCGCTATCGAAGGCCCCCACGAGATCCGCCAGGCCATCATCGCTTTCAACACCATGCAGGCGCAGATCCAGCATTTCATTGGCGAACGCACGCACATGCTCGCCTCCATTTCCCATGACTTGCGCGCGCCGCTGACCCGGATGCGCCTGCGCAGCGAGTTCATGGAAGACCTCGACCATCAGCAGAAACTCATTCGCGACATCGAAGAAATGCAATCGATGATCAACGCCGCCCTGGCGTTTTTCCGTGAAGGCACACAGCTTGAGCAATCCACTACGTTCGATCTATCGGAGTTGCTGCAAACCATCCTCGACGATTACCGCGACCAGAACCTACTCATCGACTTCAGCGGCCCGGCCCACCTGGTCTATGACGGCCGGCCGCTGAGCCTCAAGCGAGTGATCGTCAACCTGCTGGAAAACGCCGTGAAATACGGCGAGCGCCCGCGCATCGCACTGAGCCGCAACGCTCGCTCGATCTGCATCGACGTCTGCGACGAAGGGCCTGGCATCCCCGAGGAGTCACTGCAACGGGTGTTCGATCCGTTCTTTCGCCTTGAGACCTCGCGCAACCGTGAAACCGGCGGCGTCGGGCTCGGCCTCTCGGCAGCCCGGGCAATCGTTCGCGAACAGGGCGGAGAACTGACGTTGAGCAATCGCAAAGGCTTGGGGCTGGTGGCGAGGGTCGTGTTGCCCGTGGTCGATTGAGACTGCTGACGGCCCAGAATCTACAGCTCGACGGAAGTCGTTCGCCGCGCCAGACTCGCACGATTGATTGTCAGTTCACCACCTACGTCCGGGCCGCGATAGACCATCGATGTTTCATGATGAACATAGTCGCCATAGCGCTGTGCGCTCAACCAGTTGAACGAGCCGACACAAAGCAGCTCCTCGTCAGCCATCACGATCTTGCTGTGTACCTTGTTCACTACCCGCACCTGAACATCCTGGGTTTGCAGCGCGCTGATCGCCTCTTTGAATTGCGCAATCTTGTTCGGGTCGCCTGGATGCGTGGCTTTTCTGATTTCGGTATTGAATCGCAGGTCGGTGTAAACCACGACCTGAACGCCACGCCCCACAGCGCTGCCCATCAAATCCAGCGCTCCGCTTTCCTGCATCCAGCGCAACCTTACCCATGGCGTCACAATCTGCACCTGCTGGCGGGCCGTTTCCAGTGTCTGCATCAGAAACCGGTCGTGCTCATCCACTTCATGCAGGTGGCTCAAACCTGTCCGCATGGTCTGAAGATCTTCACGGGGCTGGTATATGAACGTGAGCTCATTCGCTGGATCCGCCAACAGAAACCGGGCCAGGCGACCACGCG
The sequence above is a segment of the Pseudomonas sp. HS6 genome. Coding sequences within it:
- a CDS encoding glucose/quinate/shikimate family membrane-bound PQQ-dependent dehydrogenase; translated protein: MKQSQRLSGISTFILVGLGVIIALLGLALAAGGVKLVSLGGSWYFLVGGLVMTISGLLIARRKPAGAWLFAAFLVGTAIWAVSDSGLVFWPVFSRLFMFSAVGLAVALVYPMLKRANGGVAGRGAYGVAAVLAVGLAVAAGNMFVAHPTVAPTGTGPGLTPVEPEKAQKDWAHYGNTEGGSRFAALDQINRTNVDKLKVAWTYHTGDIAESDGNGAEDQLTPLQIGNKVFICTPHNNLIALDADTGKELWKNAINAQSKVWQRCRGMAYFDASAAVAKPASSPVTETPAAPAANCTRRLLTNTIDARLIAVDADTGEFCQGFGNNGQVDLKAGLGDVPDSYYQLSSAPLMAGTTVVVGGRVADNVQTDMPGGVIRGFDVMTGAMRWAFDPGNPQDKKAPADGKTYVRSTPNSWAPMSYDPATNTVFLPMGSSSTDIYGVERNKLDHTYGASILALDANSGEEKWVYQTVHNDLWDFDLPMQPSLIDFTKDGKTVPALVIGTKAGQIYVLDRATGKPLTDVKEVPVKASNIPNEPYSPTQPKSVGMPQIGAQHLTESDMWGATPYDQLLCRIDFKSMRYDGLYTAPGTDKSLSFPGSLGGMNWGSISTDPVHGFIFVNDMRLGLWIQMIPSQNTGKATSGGEALNTGMGAVPLKGTPYAVNKNRFLSVAGIPCQAPPFGTLTAIDMKTQKVAWQVPVGTVEDTGPLGIRMHLPIKIGLPTLGGTLSTQGGLIFIAGTQDFYLRAFNSNNGEEIWKARLPVGSQGGPMTYVSPKTGKQYVVITAGGARQSTERGDYVMAYALP
- a CDS encoding carbohydrate porin, whose amino-acid sequence is MSFAVRFSHSGVFTGVLLGLTCSTALPAFADTDSNVFTRNTLTGDWGGLRHQLDEDGVKFTGDYTGETAYNADGGLHRSARYSQNIKLGAQFDLSKIYGVDNAGKIQLTINDRRGNSASEDLVGNRLPIQENYGGLYTRLTELSYERTLLTPALNVKLGYMAMGNDLGGLDSGILCNFMNAGFCGHPLNMSGGSGWTNYPNAHLGVRVKYDLSPQWQLRVAAFNVDPESNGNSSRAWHLGPKHTTGTVVPVELVYKHAGSLPGEYKLGYYYDSSDVKRIGSDKEVSGRGGHYLLIDQAVWSSQSSEGRSLHAFGQYSAASEAASPFSKWYGTGVVLYKPFEGRPRDTVALGYGRAVQNPRSRDVQQDAALANGTPLSNLDGAEQLIELGYGYQATPWLTLRPNMQYIIEPGAFSGQDIDNALVFGLQVKASL
- a CDS encoding DUF3313 domain-containing protein, with protein sequence MKNSHSLALVFAASLSLTACSNKKVAPDMYSGFLNDYSTLKEQQTPSGQTILSWTSPALATSRYTQVYLTPSQFYPQVQPTGRIPQSTLSGVTRYYDAALRQELGKTLPLASGPGPNTLVVRPAITQVATSTQGLRYYEWLPITLVAAGVSTAAGIRDQDSEVATEVSLEDGSTGEVVAKVVRKGTGVPLENDKQVMTADNVKGVLDGWATDLSQSYVVARKASLR
- a CDS encoding response regulator, which gives rise to MDPANVSRLLIVDDDVEILSLLKKFFVQHAYEVDVAPDGQAMWAAIEQARPDTIILDLMLPGEGGLSLCQKIRAQMGIPIIMLTAMAELSDRIVGLELGADDYLTKPFAPQELLARVRALQRRASEQGQRTSEATRPVMTFAGWHLDITCRELRSPEGVMIPMSGGEFDLLLVFLEHPQRILTREQLIDLTHGQGHDAFDRSIDVQVSRLRRKIEPDSKRPDLIRTVRNGGYMFTAKVSRS
- a CDS encoding ATP-binding protein translates to MIGRLLPRDTLSRRIALTIVAAMLASLAFNALFVQVAGIWARPPIERTGLLERIAASTRVIEAAPAQLRPQLASAASSSTLEVSWNAQRSQFNLPGDGEPVETGKVPALRQLLGDEREIEVFNPYNWPPGSAQAHYVALVPLADGSWLTFTPPERSWGLSLDARIAVIIALGLIATLLVAWIATRQLANPLQRFAGAARRFGGDLNAPPIAIEGPHEIRQAIIAFNTMQAQIQHFIGERTHMLASISHDLRAPLTRMRLRSEFMEDLDHQQKLIRDIEEMQSMINAALAFFREGTQLEQSTTFDLSELLQTILDDYRDQNLLIDFSGPAHLVYDGRPLSLKRVIVNLLENAVKYGERPRIALSRNARSICIDVCDEGPGIPEESLQRVFDPFFRLETSRNRETGGVGLGLSAARAIVREQGGELTLSNRKGLGLVARVVLPVVD